One stretch of Sporocytophaga myxococcoides DSM 11118 DNA includes these proteins:
- a CDS encoding DUF4397 domain-containing protein has protein sequence MRILKNIVLLFALQVFLFTSCKEEKKDTPTPDTLPKNTSILFVNGLSDGSVNTQFKFGNEVLTDLATKAYSKYIKVSESNQKLTVSAGGTNTSFDLKIEKDKYYTVLLSGTVAAPKIEVLNDDFGNVSDPLTKFSYRFVNLFKAGNDSLSMQAYYPSYKLWATQAGAHEYVAYGKSSAFTEYTAGAAAQWRAIKSGSEDTKEYNVSGIIYRLGGKTIYYEAPVTFSGSLNKHYSIVVFGQDSNASSAIIEHESQIQQ, from the coding sequence ATGAGAATTTTAAAAAATATTGTCTTACTATTTGCGCTTCAGGTATTTTTATTCACTTCATGTAAAGAAGAGAAAAAAGATACACCTACGCCTGACACTCTACCAAAAAACACTAGTATACTTTTCGTAAACGGACTTTCTGATGGTTCAGTAAATACTCAGTTTAAGTTTGGAAACGAAGTTCTTACAGATTTAGCAACAAAAGCATATTCCAAGTATATCAAGGTCTCTGAAAGTAATCAGAAATTGACAGTTTCGGCAGGAGGAACAAATACTTCTTTTGATTTAAAGATTGAAAAAGATAAATATTACACTGTACTATTAAGCGGAACTGTCGCTGCTCCTAAGATTGAGGTTTTGAATGACGACTTTGGAAATGTAAGTGATCCTTTAACAAAATTCTCTTACAGATTTGTAAATTTATTCAAAGCAGGAAATGATTCTCTTTCCATGCAGGCTTATTATCCATCATATAAACTTTGGGCTACACAAGCAGGTGCTCACGAATATGTGGCTTATGGAAAATCAAGTGCATTTACAGAATATACTGCTGGCGCTGCAGCACAATGGAGAGCTATTAAATCAGGTTCCGAAGATACTAAAGAGTATAATGTTTCAGGTATTATTTACAGACTTGGCGGAAAGACAATTTACTATGAAGCACCTGTAACATTTTCTGGTAGTCTAAATAAGCACTATAGCATAGTTGTATTCGGACAAGATAGCAATGCTTCTTCAGCTATCATTGAACATGAGTCGCAAATACAACAATAA
- a CDS encoding AraC family transcriptional regulator encodes MKVFSIHDFLKSLQTIGATVYSFNQHYSKLQIKRKDVCGDIYGYQIDNGVVMAIHDLEISQPLCFPSLSQEEYFKISFFIEGDFRMTNSVSGKSQEIQGGTCRGFFFRSKGINRVYPKKKKIVSVDLGIRLGLLKEVLKNLPSSKINLKMIQLIDSFQNISILGRIPPNINKILTEILQNKESDFAQLLVIRAKVFELLAELMKLSDSFIWENNQSNFLSEKDLQKLFKAREYLEDNISNPPTLKELSKIVCLNEFKLKKGFKECFQSTVHNYLVDRRLCASCTLLKKSDCPISQIAYDIGYQCPSKFIHSFRKRFGVTPGQFRKQNGQLV; translated from the coding sequence ATGAAAGTTTTTAGCATTCATGATTTTCTAAAAAGCCTTCAGACAATCGGAGCAACTGTATATTCTTTTAATCAACATTATAGCAAGCTTCAGATAAAGAGGAAAGATGTATGTGGTGATATTTATGGTTATCAGATTGACAATGGTGTGGTAATGGCGATTCATGATCTGGAGATCTCCCAGCCACTTTGTTTTCCATCATTAAGTCAGGAAGAATATTTTAAAATAAGTTTTTTCATAGAAGGTGATTTCAGGATGACCAATTCTGTCTCAGGAAAATCTCAGGAGATACAAGGCGGAACCTGCAGAGGTTTCTTCTTTCGTAGTAAAGGCATCAATAGGGTTTATCCTAAAAAGAAAAAGATAGTTTCAGTTGATCTGGGAATAAGGTTAGGGTTATTAAAAGAAGTATTAAAGAATCTTCCATCCAGCAAGATAAATCTTAAGATGATACAGTTGATTGATTCTTTTCAGAACATATCCATATTGGGAAGAATTCCTCCTAATATCAATAAAATTCTAACAGAGATCCTTCAAAATAAAGAGTCTGATTTTGCTCAGTTGCTTGTTATCAGGGCAAAGGTTTTTGAGTTGTTGGCAGAGTTGATGAAGTTATCGGATTCTTTTATCTGGGAGAATAATCAAAGTAATTTTCTTTCTGAAAAAGATCTTCAAAAGTTATTCAAAGCAAGGGAATATCTGGAAGACAATATCAGTAATCCTCCAACTTTAAAAGAACTTTCAAAGATTGTTTGTTTGAATGAGTTTAAACTGAAAAAAGGATTTAAAGAATGTTTTCAATCCACTGTTCACAACTACCTCGTGGATCGCAGGCTGTGTGCTTCATGCACATTGCTTAAGAAAAGTGATTGTCCTATCAGTCAGATTGCCTATGATATCGGCTATCAATGTCCAAGCAAGTTTATACATTCATTCAGAAAGAGATTTGGGGTGACACCTGGCCAGTTCAGAAAGCAAAATGGGCAACTTGTTTAA
- a CDS encoding pyridoxal phosphate-dependent decarboxylase family protein, translating into MSTIAHSISQSRNTFEKNPQSMITKVKKTLQTMFVRPKANDLNIFNHKESNIQHYEKTIIKVTDYISNHLRSSHKPFSGVTPALLRPKVNDIDLNIPLTSLDAVLAEVDDIYTKHAILFHLPQYIAHLNCPILIPALAAEVIVSSLNSSLDTWDQSAGGTLMEMKLIEWTCKELGLGPLADGVFTSGGTQSNLMGMMLARDYFLKHKLQWDVKKEGLPTEASKFRIFCSEKSHFSLRKAAILLGLGEQAIVPVKTNKQYQLDIKALQECVDNEKAAGNIPIAIVATAGTTDFGSIDPLEEIGSFATRHQLWFHVDAAYGCGLLLSDKYKYLINGIEHADSVTVDYHKAFFQPVSSSALLVRNGASFEHITHHADYLNPKEHEKDGYPNQVNKSIQTTRRFDALKLWFTLRLMGKETLGSYIDAIIELAAKAAKSIEKDKELELLNYPEISTILFRYNPYGVNDISLNAINAYIRKKMFESGKALIASTKVNKEVYLKFTILNPETTIDDIKNILTLIKLYGCDYAKNN; encoded by the coding sequence ATGTCCACAATAGCACATTCGATCAGCCAAAGCAGAAATACCTTTGAAAAAAATCCTCAGAGTATGATTACAAAGGTAAAAAAGACCCTCCAGACGATGTTTGTCCGTCCGAAAGCAAACGATCTAAATATATTCAACCATAAAGAATCCAACATCCAGCATTATGAAAAAACCATCATAAAGGTTACTGATTACATATCCAATCACCTTAGAAGTTCTCATAAGCCTTTTTCAGGAGTGACTCCTGCTCTATTAAGACCTAAAGTAAATGACATTGACCTGAATATTCCCCTTACAAGCCTGGACGCAGTCCTTGCTGAAGTGGATGATATATATACGAAGCACGCTATCCTATTTCACTTGCCTCAATACATTGCACATCTTAACTGCCCTATACTAATTCCGGCACTTGCGGCTGAAGTTATAGTTAGCTCATTAAACTCCTCTCTCGATACCTGGGACCAAAGTGCAGGCGGTACTTTAATGGAAATGAAATTAATTGAATGGACGTGCAAAGAACTAGGATTAGGACCACTAGCTGATGGAGTATTTACGAGTGGTGGTACCCAATCAAATCTCATGGGAATGATGCTCGCAAGAGATTACTTCCTGAAGCACAAACTTCAATGGGATGTAAAAAAAGAAGGACTTCCAACTGAAGCTAGCAAGTTCAGAATTTTCTGCTCTGAAAAAAGTCATTTCAGCTTGCGTAAAGCTGCTATTTTGCTAGGCCTCGGAGAGCAAGCTATTGTACCAGTTAAAACTAACAAGCAATATCAGTTAGATATTAAAGCACTTCAGGAGTGTGTTGATAATGAAAAAGCAGCAGGCAATATTCCCATCGCAATTGTTGCTACTGCCGGTACAACAGATTTCGGAAGTATAGACCCACTTGAAGAGATTGGATCGTTCGCCACCAGACATCAACTATGGTTTCATGTGGATGCAGCTTATGGATGCGGATTGCTACTTTCTGATAAATACAAATACCTGATCAATGGTATTGAGCATGCGGACTCGGTTACTGTTGATTATCATAAAGCCTTCTTCCAGCCCGTTAGCTCAAGCGCTTTACTGGTAAGAAACGGAGCTTCTTTTGAACACATTACTCACCATGCAGATTATCTGAACCCCAAAGAACATGAAAAGGATGGATATCCTAATCAGGTTAATAAGTCTATTCAGACGACAAGGAGATTTGATGCATTAAAATTATGGTTTACGCTTCGTCTTATGGGAAAAGAAACTCTTGGAAGCTATATCGATGCCATTATCGAACTTGCTGCGAAAGCTGCAAAATCAATAGAAAAAGACAAAGAGCTCGAGCTACTCAACTATCCGGAAATCAGCACAATTCTTTTCAGATACAATCCATATGGTGTAAATGATATATCGCTGAATGCCATCAATGCCTATATCAGAAAGAAAATGTTTGAATCCGGAAAAGCCTTAATAGCAAGCACTAAGGTAAATAAAGAGGTGTATTTGAAATTTACAATTTTAAATCCCGAAACAACCATTGATGATATAAAAAATATACTGACACTAATTAAACTCTATGGATGCGACTATGCAAAGAACAACTAA